A section of the Jatrophihabitans sp. genome encodes:
- a CDS encoding class II aldolase/adducin family protein, which produces MLLPDQRAAVVRACHQLLATGLVRGASGNVSVRDPATGRIAITPTGLAYPGMRDSDVAVLGLDGAQLDGALRPTSEVALHLGVYRARPDVGAVVHTHSMFATTFAVLGEQIPPVHYLIVRAGEAVPVAPYARYGTAELAQACVARLGAGFAVLLANHGVVAVGADLDAAMAVADAVEYTAELAWRARQLGVPQLLDSEQLAAARTALAGYGQPSGRG; this is translated from the coding sequence GTGCTCCTCCCCGACCAGCGCGCCGCGGTGGTGCGGGCCTGCCACCAGCTGCTGGCGACCGGGCTTGTGCGCGGCGCCTCGGGCAACGTCTCGGTCCGCGACCCGGCCACCGGCAGGATCGCGATCACCCCCACCGGCCTGGCCTACCCCGGCATGCGAGACAGCGATGTGGCGGTGCTCGGACTCGACGGCGCCCAGCTCGACGGCGCGCTGCGGCCGACCTCCGAGGTGGCCCTGCACCTGGGCGTCTACCGCGCACGCCCGGATGTCGGCGCGGTGGTGCACACCCACTCGATGTTCGCCACCACCTTCGCGGTGCTCGGCGAGCAGATTCCGCCCGTGCACTACCTGATCGTCCGGGCCGGCGAGGCGGTGCCGGTGGCGCCGTACGCCCGCTACGGCACCGCCGAGCTGGCCCAGGCCTGCGTGGCGAGGCTGGGCGCCGGGTTCGCGGTGCTGCTGGCCAACCACGGCGTCGTGGCGGTGGGCGCGGACCTCGACGCGGCGATGGCAGTCGCCGACGCCGTCGAGTACACCGCCGAGCTGGCCTGGCGAGCGCGTCAGCTCGGCGTTCCACAGCTGCTGGATTCCGAGCAACTGGCCGCCGCCCGGACGGCGTTGGCCGGTTACGGCCAACCCTCAGGCCGGGGTTGA
- a CDS encoding type II CAAX endopeptidase family protein — protein MRYLPALLRPVLVDKAPRDHREPDSAFRRRRLVVALVLVAGALMLGLSLSVRPADPAFYPLTAGLAAVWLIGGLGSGPLHLGRISFRGELRRPVLTPVAIGLAAAAVFVLGALVVREIDPLRALTEDVLDHARYGSLPLVAAVTLLNGIAEEIFFRGALYAALGQRRPVLASTGIYAVVTVATGNPMLVFAAAALGLILGLQRRASGGILAPMLTHVTWSLVMLLALPPLFAG, from the coding sequence ATGAGGTACCTGCCGGCCCTGCTGCGCCCAGTCCTGGTCGACAAGGCGCCTCGCGATCACCGCGAGCCCGACAGCGCGTTCCGGCGCCGCCGGCTGGTGGTCGCGCTGGTGCTGGTCGCCGGCGCGCTGATGCTCGGCCTGTCGCTGTCGGTGCGACCGGCGGACCCGGCGTTCTACCCGTTGACGGCGGGGTTGGCAGCGGTCTGGTTGATCGGGGGCCTGGGGTCGGGCCCGCTGCATCTGGGCCGGATCAGCTTTCGGGGCGAGCTCCGCCGGCCCGTGCTGACGCCGGTGGCCATCGGGCTGGCGGCCGCCGCGGTGTTCGTGCTGGGCGCCCTGGTGGTGCGTGAGATCGACCCGCTGCGGGCGCTCACCGAAGACGTTCTGGACCACGCCCGGTACGGGTCGCTGCCGCTGGTCGCCGCGGTCACGCTGCTCAACGGGATCGCCGAGGAGATCTTCTTTCGAGGAGCGCTGTACGCCGCCCTGGGCCAGCGGCGCCCGGTGCTGGCCTCCACCGGTATCTACGCGGTGGTGACGGTGGCCACCGGCAATCCGATGCTGGTGTTCGCTGCGGCCGCCCTGGGCTTGATCCTGGGCCTGCAACGGCGGGCTTCGGGCGGCATCCTGGCGCCGATGCTGACTCACGTCACCTGGTCGCTGGTCATGCTGCTGGCGTTGCCGCCGCTGTTCGCCGGCTGA
- a CDS encoding NAD(P)H-binding protein, giving the protein MTGPDVLVTGASGFIGSHLCQALEVAGYRVRAMTRHPERYFGAGEPVAGDVGRPASLQEPLAGVEAAYYLVHSLDSAQFEEVDAQAARAFGAAAAEAGVGRIIYLGGLGADDQQLSAHLRSRRAVETLLGEAGVPVTVLRAAVVIGHGGISWEITRQLVDHLPVMIAPRWVSTRTQPIALADVVRYLVAVLQAPESAGQVYEIGGPEVLRYIDMLQRAARVQHKRMLPVLPVPLLTPRLSSAWLALVTDVNLATARNLVDSMTTEVVVRQNSIQRLAPGPTIGYDESVRQALAARRAAAGAGPRRRLPRAG; this is encoded by the coding sequence ATGACCGGACCGGACGTGCTGGTGACCGGCGCCTCGGGATTCATCGGCTCACACCTGTGTCAAGCGCTGGAGGTGGCCGGCTATCGGGTCCGGGCGATGACCCGGCATCCGGAGCGCTACTTCGGCGCCGGCGAGCCGGTGGCCGGCGACGTCGGCCGACCGGCCAGCCTGCAGGAGCCGCTGGCAGGCGTCGAAGCCGCTTACTATCTTGTGCATTCATTGGACTCGGCCCAGTTCGAAGAGGTGGACGCCCAGGCTGCCCGAGCGTTCGGCGCCGCCGCCGCCGAGGCCGGCGTCGGGCGCATCATCTATCTCGGCGGGCTGGGCGCCGACGATCAGCAGCTGTCGGCGCACCTGCGTTCCCGGCGCGCGGTGGAGACCCTGCTCGGTGAGGCAGGCGTGCCGGTCACCGTCCTGCGGGCGGCGGTCGTGATCGGCCACGGGGGGATCTCGTGGGAGATCACCCGGCAGCTGGTGGACCATCTGCCGGTGATGATCGCGCCCCGGTGGGTGAGCACCCGCACCCAGCCGATCGCGCTGGCCGACGTGGTGCGCTACCTGGTCGCTGTGCTGCAGGCGCCCGAGTCGGCCGGGCAGGTGTACGAGATCGGCGGGCCCGAGGTGTTGCGCTACATCGACATGCTGCAACGGGCGGCGCGGGTACAGCACAAGCGGATGCTGCCGGTGCTGCCGGTGCCGTTGCTGACGCCGAGGTTGTCCTCGGCGTGGCTGGCGCTGGTGACCGATGTGAACCTGGCGACCGCCCGCAACCTGGTCGATTCGATGACCACCGAAGTGGTGGTGCGGCAGAACTCCATTCAGCGGCTGGCGCCCGGTCCGACGATCGGGTACGACGAGTCGGTGCGGCAGGCGCTGGCGGCCCGTCGGGCCGCGGCCGGCGCCGGACCGAGGCGCCGGCTGCCGCGAGCCGGATGA
- a CDS encoding MerR family transcriptional regulator encodes MPDAIQQSPQGSRVLLSVGAAAGRLGVAPATVRSWERRYGLAPGGRSDGGHRRYTEADLDRLLRMQELVSRGQAPAAAARAVLSDHPEHSLTPTRPAGGPATTRSAPTGRRPKHGGGPGGRVLAVPGASPEVRGLARAASRLDADSAAGQIGDLLVSRGAVRTWNEVLRPVLVSIGVRWVRTGVDVEHVLSEAVMDALRAYRAFLPRPVPGRPVLLACAPEEQHTLPLHALAAALAEQRVPLRLLGGRVPTTAVAAAARRTSAGAIFLWRHCQDAEAGAPARPDELAELAELTRSRPARRLVVGGSGWQQGALPVGASFANDLEAALRLLQSAAR; translated from the coding sequence GTGCCGGACGCCATCCAGCAGTCGCCCCAGGGCAGTCGTGTGCTGCTGTCGGTGGGCGCCGCGGCCGGCCGCCTCGGCGTGGCGCCTGCCACCGTGCGCAGCTGGGAGCGTCGCTACGGCCTTGCGCCTGGCGGTCGCAGCGACGGCGGTCACCGCCGCTACACCGAGGCCGACCTCGACCGGTTGCTGCGCATGCAGGAGCTGGTCAGCCGGGGCCAGGCGCCCGCTGCCGCCGCCCGAGCGGTGCTGAGCGACCACCCCGAGCACAGCCTGACGCCGACCCGTCCCGCGGGCGGGCCGGCGACCACCCGCTCGGCTCCGACGGGACGGCGGCCCAAGCACGGCGGAGGGCCTGGTGGCCGGGTGCTGGCGGTGCCGGGCGCCTCGCCAGAGGTTCGGGGGCTGGCGCGCGCTGCCAGCCGGCTGGACGCCGACTCCGCGGCCGGTCAGATCGGGGACCTGCTGGTCAGCCGGGGCGCGGTGCGCACCTGGAACGAGGTGCTGCGCCCGGTGCTGGTGTCGATCGGGGTTCGCTGGGTTCGCACCGGCGTGGACGTCGAGCACGTGCTCAGCGAAGCGGTCATGGACGCGTTGCGGGCCTACCGCGCCTTCCTGCCACGGCCGGTGCCCGGCCGTCCGGTGCTGCTGGCCTGCGCTCCCGAGGAGCAGCACACCCTGCCCCTGCACGCGCTGGCGGCCGCGCTGGCCGAGCAGCGGGTGCCGCTGCGACTGCTGGGCGGCCGGGTGCCCACAACGGCGGTGGCCGCCGCGGCGCGCCGGACCTCCGCCGGCGCGATCTTCCTGTGGCGGCACTGCCAGGACGCCGAGGCCGGGGCGCCGGCCCGCCCGGACGAGCTGGCAGAGCTCGCCGAGCTGACCCGCAGCCGGCCGGCGCGGCGGTTGGTGGTCGGCGGCTCGGGCTGGCAGCAGGGCGCGCTACCGGTGGGCGCCAGTTTCGCCAACGACCTTGAGGCGGCGCTCCGGCTACTCCAGTCGGCAGCTCGATAA